CGAAATTCTTAGTGCATAAATgttaaactaaactaaaaaaacaaaacaaaaaaaaacataactactGTAATGGCTGCGAATactcctttaattttttttccttctgttGTAATAAGTAcagattagaatttaataaatttaattagcGAATAGAACACATCACAACATAAATAAGCACTCGtaaaaaatgcaatattttcCACTTTATTGGACTGTTGTCTATCTATAtcgtttcaaattttattaaaattaaatttaaaaataaaaaaagaaaaacattgtaATTctcaaattaataaataaaatctaaataaaaatgtagGAGAAtctataaaatacaaattaatgaaatacaaaatatattatagtttataatgaaataaatatttttaaacaaaaaaaaaagaaaacacatgtttttttttgtatataagaaaataaaaaaaacgtctgactttttaaatttaaacaaataataaaattactttaaaaattgttttagatgaatgaaaaaaaatgtaagaattgTTATTATTGCTAAATAAATTTagtttcgaaataaaaacaaaaattaaaataaaaaacaaatatttatttttaacatatttatACCTACCTATTAGAGTTTAAATTtcgattaaataaatttaaaatgaattaaaaataaatacataaatagtgAGAATATTCAGATCGTGTAGTAAATGAGAGTGATCGAAAGCGAAATCACACTTTTTTATATAATGTAAAAACATATCAgttcaattatttatttcatatacatttttttttctttattaaagttaaattaagcccgaaaagtaaaaaattaaaagtataaaCGTGtgttaaaaggaaaaaaatatttttacgaagcttaaaagatacaacaacaaaaaaaaaagacctgttaatttttttcatttctcttAATTTTTACTCCAACAtaattacatacatataagTAGAATattgaaagaaacaaaaaaaagaagaaaaaattaagaaataaggATCAATCAAATTTTATGACTGCGTCTGTCGACAAAAGTTGCTCgtaatattttaagattttagCCCTAAGGTCGacgtttattttagtttttatttttttaagtggagtgtaaataaattatttctataaaaaaagcaaaataatattttaacatACTTTGAGCGATTTTCGATAAGCTCCTCTCATTTTCTCTTCTCTTATCCTTAAgatctttttttgtaatttttaataatatatataaaacgattttttggtttgaaatgtttgtttgttttttgttttctttctatttttgcATGCAttagatattatttttaaaaaaatataatgagaCAATCCAAGTGTTTTTGAGAAGTTATAAGAAATTAGAGAAAAAATTGATTCGCCTATTTGTAATccgaaaattatttatatgaaataatttaaatgttctattgaattcaacGTATCAAAATGGTAACGATAAAAATATGCATaaacttttgttttactttAGATTGGTTGATGATctgactttttttattttgtcccaGTTAAGCTAAAAGGTAATACAACTTACAGAAATTCAAATGcgtattttatcaattttcaaaCTAGTTTACGATCGTAAATTTTGTTCCCAAACTAAATCTGAGCAAACGAATAATGTGCTTTTCGTGTGTGAAGTTTGGAGTTAAAGATTGAAAATCAGGGAACAGCCGATCCTGAATCTTTAGTCctgcacaatttttttaaattttgcttgcTAGATACTTCAGTTCTGCCAAGTATGTTAGaatattactcatacgccaccgaaaaccttcacaacaatattttaattgtttgttaGAGATAGAAAAAAGGTAGCTGGAAACGATGAAAGTactaaaatcaaaaactaagaTCCGAAGGTGGAAATAATTGGGTTCTGCAGCTCATATAAGGTTAGAAGAAAAAGTATAATACATATAGTGAAGTATAGAAAATCTGTATCTGAAATTTGGATGTAGTGTTGAAGAGTGTTAATCTTGTGAAGCTCTTGCAATTTTTAAGAACACGAAATTCATATTATTTCTAGAACGACTTGTTGaataggaaaaaaatttgtttcaatgtttttgaaaactgaaaagCAACTTTCAGGAATTTGTCTTAAGTCtcgtgtgaaaaaaaaaatataaagacaaATCACTCACTTACTTGAAAATTgtcataattcaaaaaaaatatgttcagttCAGTTTTTAAAGCTAATAAATGACTTTCTGCAGGATTAAAGATGACTTAATTAGAAATAACCTCTGCATTAATGAATCAAAATTCGTGATTTTTGAGTGATGACAGTATATTCAAGTAAATGAGTGATTATGTTATTTGTAATGCTCCAACTCTGAAAGTATGCCTCCTATGAAAATGCTTTATTGCTTAGGCTTTATTGAGAGATAATATTACTATAGTCAAGATTTTACTATAGGTACAGCTTGAAGTTCAATATCGGCGCTCAAGTTATGAGAGATCAGAAAAAACTTAAGTGACGATTATGAGTTCCAATCTATGAccccaattcaaacaaaaagaatgCTTTCAAAAAACCCATTCAACATCATGGCAATCgacgaaaagaagaaaaagttgAAGTACAGACCAATGAGAGGGTAAAAATTTCGTAAAAGTTCGCGGTATTTCATAACTTTTTATACAGATCTCGTGGTCTTGACTCTTGAGTCACTGTGTTGGAAGAGGGATAAGTACTAAAAGCATTTTTGAACAAATCATGAGTATTGTGaaattttgcaaacatttttctttcaggATCAGTATTATCGTTCCGGAGGGGGCGTGTACGTGGACGGAAAACTTAGAGGTTTGATATACTATTTCATCTCTAGGTTgctgatatttaattttatctaatTAGTTACTATATCCACTTCAGCGGAACTGCAAAAAACATATTTGTTAAATGTTGGTTACATTAATTCCTTTAATACCAATTAAATCCGAAAAGTCGCGTCATATACGAATAAGACGAAAATTTGTGATAATTGAGCATAGAGGTCTTTTTTAAATCTATAGAATAAAGAGAGCTAGTTTCCTCCCCGCCCCGAAACGAttcaaggaatgcccatcagtATACCTTTTACTCCAACTTGGACCCTCCAGTTAAGAGATTCTTTCATAACCGCGCACTACACGAATATAGAATAATATTACCCGTCTCTGTTTTTCCCTTCCCTTGTAATGTCCAGAACTGCAAAACCAATGTACATCggtttccttttttaaaacccTCCCCAGTTTCATGAAGCTGGACCTGTTTTCATCATATATATGACTTATAGAAATAAATCCCATTTATTACCTACTCGGGAAGTTGTAGCTTTTAACCTGGTTGTGAATTTATTAGGTTTTGCTGTTAAAAATtcttcgcatttaaaaaaaataacgatttgttttttctcaattaaatatatttttttattgttttatttcttaaattttaaaatttttttattgaatatgaaaataatcaATAATGTAGCGGTGCTATTTTAACCctgtttataagaaaaaattgaagctttgaaataaaaaaataaacacttaaATCATTTTACACATATTAAATTCCTCGTGtaccttaaattaaaaaagaaaaaaaaaactagataatttaaaatttataattacatttatatgtaggtatatacatAATAttagttcttttttatttattaatataaaataaatctgtGTGTCTATGTAAATGTGCAAATATAGGGGCAAGACTATAATATCACTTTGAATAGATAAACAAATATTGTAGGAATCTTAAACTAAGGATAgcttgaaacaaaacaaaaaatatgtgtcaaatttttaaaattaaataaaatattcatcaaTAAATAGTATAATAAAATTGTGCatgctaaatttaattaaatttttttttaatatacaaacTATAttgcaatacaaaaagaaatattaattatATTGTTACAaacaatattattaatttttttcaatcaactATACTTCGCAGTGATAAATCTTGTACTACTTCTTGtgcaaataaaatacatttatagattaaaaataaaactaaataaataaaaatataatagttaatagaaaatcgaaaaattttatgaattattcaaaataataaattaattaattaaaattaaaaaaaaaaacagccgaaaatgtataagttttactaagacaaaataaaatatatcggAGATTTAATGatagtgatgatgatgatcagtagaatataaatgtatgtagttaaataaaatacacagaTCGCCGTTCAGAATATTACTGtaaggatttttagaaaatgataTGAAATAAATCATGGAAGACTTATATTTGCTCAAACATgtcagtgtttttatttaaaaagaacttacaatttaaatgcactTTTAGAGGTAAAACACATTCTTGGGCCTATTAGAACAAAAGGTCACAAATAATTTCGAATTATCAAAACCCTCAAATTGTACACTGCTTACAAAGGTATTAGTTTAGTACCTACTAGTAAATTTTCTTACGCTAACGAACGTCAGAAACTTACGTGTGTAAAGTGTAATCCACGtctttgcattgtgttaaaatttttgaaaaaagtacataggtacttaaaattttgaaatcgaaCTCGATTACAGTTTAAAAATGTGAAACGCACATGTTCATTTTTGATcgatttccaaaattttattttcagtgaaaaaaattaaatgtggaATCTAGCTAGGGTTATTATTTCCAAAACTTAGAAAAAGGgaacttttggattttttgtaaaaaattgtaagaaattcgactagtattaaaaagaacatatttaatgcacacattttgcattgatttttttttttcaatgcagaacattttttatttgcattcaattttttttttttatcaaaatatttttatttacaatcaaaattatattttcaatgcaaatatttttcaattgcaattacatttttttttgtcaatgcaaaatatttccaattttttagttgcagctaattttttttcacttgaaataataatttttttttctaatgcaatttttttttatttgcaataaatattttttttgaatttgtagcatttaaaagaatgattttttacaactttgaTCCAGCTGTGAAAACTTAAATAGCTATGATAGATGTATTCAGAACTAGAAAATAGATTAAGGATGGTCAAAAAGGGGGAAATATTGCACCCACCTTCCACATTTTCAGTTATGGGGGACAAATTAGTGCTTGAGATGTAAATGGGGGATAGTTCTCTCAAAAGGGGGACGAATGGTTACCCTAAATCTAACTCAAATAAGCTCAAACAAATTTTGTCGAATTTTCACAGCTATTTTCGATTTTAGTCAAATATCTCGGTTTTTGTAATTGGTCCTAGACAAAAATCATATCTAATTTATGTAGttaattgaatttcctaaattttatattaagaacATTTTTGTACAAGACTATGTCCACGAACCATAACCGTTTAAGGGGAGATAAGAAATTATTGAGTTCGTCTCATAAAaacttgacattttttaatattctgcAAATTTTTCTTAACTCGAGTTAGCTGGTGTTAGCCtatctattattatttttcgtagaaaataaattaaatgagtGTACGTAGATTCAAAGGAAGGCAATTTTTGATCGTTCATGATTTTCCTAACTCGACTTAGATTATATAAAAGCgttgcataaaaaaatattttcattgacGGTTTATGAACTGTAcacaaaaaacttatattttaaaaaacgtacgttttttttaaataacgatatCTTCTGCACCATCAttcgaataaagaaaaaagtcaaaacatttttttttcttatcaatttatattaaaattgactAAAACTATCTATTTATGTATAGTCAAAATGTTTCTAAATGTAATTTGAAAAACCATGGAATTGTCCATAAGGGGATTTTGGGAGACTTTAAATCTGCTAGAGATATTGAAATCCTGCTTCGCTACTAATCATAAAAATTCATGAATTAATTTGTCTGACCCTCTCAATACAAGGTTTTCTGTCTTTCCTGGATTATGATAAAAGTATCATGGGCCAAGTTCAAAGTTATTCATAGACAATTTAAATTCACTCCGATATCTATCAAAAAGAGTTGCTTCTAATCTGTGTAATAACTTGAAACTTAAGAATATAGCCCATTAATAAGTTTTcgttaaaaaatgcatttcagaTAAAAATTCCATTATCTGACCACGGCGTACAAACCTTTTCTCATAGCCTTAAGCCTAAGTAGAATACGCTGATTAGATTTGGTTTAgtttatgaaaaacaaaaaaactagaatgcaatattatttttataaataaatgcgATTACAATGCAAGAGAATGCAAAACAATGCTTCTCACGGTTCTGTATGCGTTTTCATGACCTCCCCTCTTTTTACTTGCTATCTCATggtttcgattttttaaagaaaagagcaATTTagggaattcttttttttttttgttaaaatgactcctacagtttaattttaattataaaattacttttttaaaccGTGATTAACGGTTGtctcaaaaaaagaaacaatttttaatgcATGATTTTCCCTAACAGTCATAACTTGTCAAAATCACAAAAATCTTAACACTTATTATCAATTCTTTTTGTGGCCCTCAAAAGTTATGGCTGCGTCGCAGAATCTGGgtgttaaattaattaaaaacatattgaTGAAATTCGATGCCAAACCCGTGCAATTGCCAATTTAACTACCACTTTCATTcgtttaatgttttaattttctctTGCAATCGGCCCTAGCAAGGTATCCGTCTCCGTCTCTCCGATTCGTATGAAATTGGACAAATTTCCACTCCGACGGAAACCTCAATAGGACTATATGAAAACAGACAATTAAGCTTAATCCTCTGAATGCTTTACAATACAAGGCCTGTCGTTTGTGTGATAACTCTTAACCTTAACAATTCATATTGTGCAGCATAACCttattgaaaaattcataaTCTTCAAGTCGATTATCAACTCGAGAAGAAGAACGGTAAGTAGCCGATTTAGTGAAACACCGCTAAGAAATCTAAACCAAAGTGACAGATTGTTTAAGCTGTAGGAGGTTCTTTATTGATTAAAGAAGCTATTATgaaccatttttttaagttcatcatAACGTTCAGACAGAAATGATTgttaaaagaaaatcaaaagatttcTGTATAttctttggttttttatttactatttgCTTCAACATTTAATATagtaataaattatttcattagTTTCTTTGTTTAACAAATTCTTGCAACATGGAATTATTTACAACACATATCTTTTACTTCCAACAAATCCTTTATCTCCAACATTATCATACCCTGAGGTATTATTAGGTTTTATTAATAGACATAAATATTTAGTTAtttaataaagtatttttaatcatCTCTTGGCTGTGGATAAAACTGTGTCAGATTTTTAGAAATCTCTTGAGCCAATTCCATACTAGAAGCCGCCAAAACACGTCTCGACATCATATCGAATTCCCCACCAGCCGGATCAATGACTACTCCACCAGCTTCTCGAACAATTAAATCTCCAGCGGCGACATCCCAGGCATGAATTCCAAATTCATAGTTGCAATCAGCTGCACCCAATGCAACCATGACCATATTCATTGCAGCAGAGCCAAGAGTACGAAGGCTATAAAAAGATAAGAAAAAGGAATAACTAAAGAGTGAATTAGGGATCTCCTTCATACCCATGAACCAATGCAGCCATTTTAGCGAAATTCTCCATAACCACCTTCAACTTAGCTGGGTCACGAGTCGTTCCAAATTCTGTAGTAACAAGAGCCTTCTTTGGGTCCTTCTCACCACTCACATTGATCGGTTTGTCATTGTAGAAAGCTCCTTTGCCTCTAATTGCAGTAAACTTTTGTTTGAGCATTGGATTATAGACAATTCCAATCTCAGTGACTTTGTCAATAACCAAGCCAATTGAAATACAAGAATGTGGGAAGCCATGGACAAAGTTCATTGTGCCATCAACCGGATCTATGATCCAAGTTGGTGCATCTGTGAGTTTGGCAGTTACACCATCGGCGCTCTCTTCCTCGCCAATGAATCTATACAAAATTACATAATTCTAGAAACACAGTCTTCCCTCTAAATCTACAAATCTTACTGATGTGATGGAAATATATTCTTTAAACCATTTATCAATAATTGTTCGACTTCCTTATCGGTTTCGGTAACAAGGTCAATGTCACCGCCTTTACACACGAAAGACTTGCGACTATCATTGCGATCGGAAATAATCTTTGGAATAGAAGAAGAACAATTGAAATTGATAAGCAAACTATCTTATAGATATAATAAGAACCTTTCCAGCTTGGTTAACTAATTCCAAAGCaacttcaaaacatttttggacaTCTCTATCGGCTTCGGCCATTGTTGTAGTTATGAATTAAAGGACTTGATTGTCGTTaattgaaagtgaaaaaaaaaaaatgttataacaaTGATGAATGCACGCActggttttttaattaaattaatggaAAAATACAGCAATGGTtggataatttaattgaaaaacaatgCACACGACGAGAAATGATTTGCGAATGGTGATTCTTTTTAAAGTACACGAATAAGGCAGGAAAACATCTGAAGTGCTTCTTCTTTTCAGATTTTGACGTTTAAAGAACACGCATATATACAAATgatcaaataaacaaaagtaaATAATCATTCACAATGGTATTTTAATGAAACATGTGTGGCAGATCacaataagaaataaataagaaataaaaaatgtacgttttttttaaataacgatatCTTCTGCACCGATCATTcgaatgaagaaaaaagtcaaaacattttttttttcttatcagtttatattaaaattgacgAAAACTATCTATTTATGTATAGTGAAAATGTTTCTAAATGTAATTTGAAATACCATGGAATTGTCCATAAGGGGATTTTGGAAGACTTTAAATCTGCTAGAGATATTGAAATCCTGCTTCGCTACTAAtacaaatcataaaaattcatGAATTAATTTGTCTGACCCTCTCAATTCAAGGTTTTCTGTCTTTCCTGGATTAGGTACGATAAAAGTATCATGATCCAAATTCAAAGTTATTCATAGAGAATTTAAATTCACTTCTAAGCCAATCCGATATCTATCAAACAGAGTTGCTTCTAATCTGTGTAATAACTTGAAACTTAAGAATATAGCCCATTAATAAGTTTTcgttaaaaaatgcatttcagaTAAAAATTCCATTATCTGACCACGGCGTACAAACCTTTTCTCATAGCCTTAAGCCTAAGTAGAATACGCTGATTAGATTTGGTTTAgtttatgaaaaacaaaaaaacaagaatgcaatactattttataaataaatgcgATTACAATGCAAGAGAATGCAAAACAATGCTTCTCAATGTTCTGTCTTGCTATCTCATGGTTTcgattattttaagaaaagagCAATTTAGGGAATTCTTTttcgcttttttgtttttgttaaaatgactcCTACAGTTGTATTCTAAttataaaattacttttttaaaaaaaacatctgaagtGCTTCTTCTTTTCAGATTTTGACGTTTAAAGAACACGCATACATAGAAATgagcaaataaacaaaagtaaATAATCATTCACAATGGTATTTTAATGAAACATGTGTGGCAGATCACAATAAGAAATACGAAAAACACTGGGGAGCAAAATAAAACATCTTAATTTTACAGTAAAATcaaataatacagtaaaatcaAAAATAGCTTAATCAACATGACGCGACATACAGTCGTGTGCAAAATAATTGGGACAAACGAAGTTTCCTATAAATTTTgctatattttcaaattaaattagaaaaaaatataacagaTCAGTTTTGATGCTTAATATAGCCTGCCTTGGTTTTTATAAGCGTGTTTTATCTTTTGGGCATCGATGAGTCCATCTTTtcgcaaatatttttgattttatcgtCATGAAACAATACatcaaaaattgaagaaatatgCCTAATTTTTGTGGTGCAATCTCTATTCCTGAGCGTTCTTTACTGATTGACCACAGGTTTTCAATTGGATTGAGGTTGCCAGGTCAATCCACaacattaattttttgacttgcAAAGAAGTGCTTCAATTTGTTGGATTTGTGGCATGGAGAAAGatccttttttacttgcgatataggtactatatatacggtgaccatccgtcccggtttacctgggactgtcccgtatttctacaggttatcccgggtttttatttaagaaacctgGGGTCGTATcaccgcacacgattacgatcatacgttaacgttttgactatttctctctctatttaatcaaaacaaaaagatagagacacatagcaaccatacgataacgaacgtatgccgtagttcgacccctggacgtataagtgtcccgtattttgttatttgtcccgtgattgtcccgtatttgcacattctctaattttaatattaaaaattttaaatactttgtacggaaagtggttggaaattaaatttttttcaaatttttggacaaagtattaagcctagtacgctactgaagcaaaacgaaaattgttctaagtctccaaagtcagaAAACTCTTTTGGAGCAAGTAAAATTGACTAGACAAATGgtagtgacaaacgattgaaaactttccaaatattctagcacagggtaagaatttcgtttttatttttcgaaaaatgaacgACAtatgaaagagagagagagaaagaacccaacaatttcaaaatcatttaaaataaaattttaatgtttaaaacagctctcccgattttgataaaaaaaatatttgttttttagaagttattgaCAGTACCTATCGTAAACGACTtgaatgatttcaacgaaaatgctcCCATAAAATCGCTAAGGAAAtctttatatcaaaataagaaacaattatgaaaactaatttaaaaagatttttttttcaaatcaatattttcaaaactatccgggtttcgcttccagaaatatggtcaccgtaacaactatatatcaagttatgcattcgtaaaaaaaaaaaaagttgagataacatttttccatgacattacgatggtagagaatgccaaaaaagtgggtcccagaagtccgtctgtctgtctgtcagtctgtctgtctgtaaacgaagctacagcctaaacggatggaccgattgatgtcaaactttggaggtagcgttatttggcgactctctagagggatttttggaattaatttttttggaccaaaaataacggtacttgtcttATACcggttttagtaaaattgaaatatctcaaaaagggctccaacgattttgtttaaaaaattaaaatgttagttttaagctaaggtctatttcttaatgaaaaatttttttttggaaaatcattattaacggtacctgccatagaaccgtttttttcaaatccgattatctccgaaagtgcttatacgatttcaacgaaattttttgtgaagaaaaatttatataattcaaatataaaccaaaaataaaatttcgaaaaaaaataatttttggattttaaaaaaaattttgaaaatttttttttgaaaaattatttataaaaaattagttttttaaaaaacggctctaacgattttgaaaattttttgtccaaaaatgcatcttaatatatcaatcaaaactgcatacttgttttggagggcaatttgatttcagatttttttttatttttttttttaaacgaattttattttatttttccaaatttctatataaaaagtcttaaaaatttaagtaactttaactctaagatcaagttcgtgcgacccagtcgtgcattttactAAAACCGAATTTTGTACCGAAAATGTCTTCCGAGTGTTTTGAAGCAGCACTTGCGTCAAAACTTCTGCATATTTGGTTATTATCATCATTCCCTCTTTTGGCTTCAGTTTTGCGGGAACTTTAGATATGAAACACCCCAAAACATGATTTTTAGGGAGAAATTTTGAACCTTGAACAATATTGCCGGGTTggagtttttcttttaaacttttctcCCGACACTTACCCTGAATCCTTGGACCTCAAAGTGATTCTCGttgaaaatttatgtttttaattgaaCTGGCAACCATCCTGACCTTTATCCAATTAAAAACCTGTGGTCAAACAGTAAAGAATGCTACATAATGACgtggcgacatggtgacatagcaacatagcgacatggcgacatagcgacatggcgacattgTGACATGGCGACACAGCGActtagcgacatggcgacatagcgacatggcgacatagcaACATGTaacatggcgacatagcgacatggtgacatagcaacatggcgacatagcgagCAAATGGTCATTCTTAGAGaagatacgtttttttttttcaaaggattttcaaaaaatttattgaaaaaacagTCAACCAAACTGAGCAAAAGCTGATGAGGTTACGCCGATACTTTGTCAAGAGGTATGTATTATATTTGTAGGTacatgataaaaaaaagaaacaaattgaaGTGGCAGAAAACACCTTACAGCACAGCAAAGCGATATCATT
This DNA window, taken from Episyrphus balteatus chromosome 2, idEpiBalt1.1, whole genome shotgun sequence, encodes the following:
- the LOC129911765 gene encoding inositol monophosphatase 1 → MAEADRDVQKCFEVALELVNQAGKIISDRNDSRKSFVCKGGDIDLVTETDKEVEQLLINGLKNIFPSHQFIGEEESADGVTAKLTDAPTWIIDPVDGTMNFVHGFPHSCISIGLVIDKVTEIGIVYNPMLKQKFTAIRGKGAFYNDKPINVSGEKDPKKALVTTEFGTTRDPAKLKVVMENFAKMAALVHGLRTLGSAAMNMVMVALGAADCNYEFGIHAWDVAAGDLIVREAGGVVIDPAGGEFDMMSRRVLAASSMELAQEISKNLTQFYPQPRDD